One part of the Streptococcus sp. oral taxon 431 genome encodes these proteins:
- the serB gene encoding phosphoserine phosphatase SerB: MNKARGLCVLDVDGTLIEEEVIDLLGKEAECENEVALLTAQAMSGELDFEESLRKRVSLLQGLSVDKFEHLYTQVHFSKNAQEFVKILQKHDIEVGLVSGGFVPIVERLATELGIRLIAANRLEVKDGFLTGKLEGEIITREVKEETLVRWADELVVPLERTIAIGDGANDLAMLKRAGIGIGFCAKAIVKEEIPLQIEERDFSRVLKLIDLF; this comes from the coding sequence ATGAATAAAGCTAGAGGGCTCTGTGTACTGGATGTTGATGGGACACTAATAGAAGAGGAAGTTATTGATTTGTTGGGGAAAGAAGCAGAGTGTGAAAATGAAGTAGCTCTACTGACTGCCCAAGCTATGAGCGGAGAACTAGATTTTGAAGAAAGCCTGAGAAAACGTGTTTCTTTATTACAAGGACTATCTGTCGATAAATTTGAACATCTTTATACACAGGTTCATTTTAGCAAGAATGCCCAAGAGTTCGTTAAAATTCTTCAAAAACATGATATTGAGGTCGGTCTAGTTTCGGGTGGTTTTGTACCTATTGTCGAAAGACTAGCAACTGAACTTGGTATTAGGCTAATTGCTGCAAATCGTCTTGAAGTAAAAGATGGATTTTTGACAGGAAAACTTGAAGGAGAGATCATTACTAGGGAAGTCAAGGAAGAGACTCTAGTAAGATGGGCTGATGAATTAGTGGTACCACTCGAAAGAACCATTGCTATTGGAGATGGAGCTAATGATTTAGCAATGTTGAAGAGAGCTGGAATCGGCATTGGCTTCTGTGCCAAAGCAATCGTGAAAGAGGAAATTCCCCTTCAAATTGAAGAAAGAGACTTCTCAAGAGTATTGAAGCTGATAGATTTATTTTGA
- a CDS encoding glycerate kinase translates to MKIVIAPNSFKESLPASEVAKAIKRGLQKDLPESECLLLPVGDGGEGTVDAIKSALGLEEHTTQVTGPFGDEVQMPYVYKETLALFEVADLIGLAKIPIEKRNPLKIQTKGIGQLILHLIEQGMKEIYIGVGGTSSNDGGIGISSGIGYQFYDKNGDELLATGQYLFEITDISKEKVISIPSDVRIKILADVTNPLCGLQGATYTFGKQKGLNPAQFHEVDSAIENFYRKVAPEILKLEGAGAGGGIAAGLCSFAGATIVSGIHTCLDLIGFDQKVADADLVIVGEGRLDTQSLAGKAPIGVAKRTPNGVPVIAICGSLSEDLPPLPFENIVAAFSILEKSEPLEDSLKNAAIYLEYTATNIGQILALKKN, encoded by the coding sequence ATGAAAATTGTTATCGCACCTAACTCTTTTAAGGAGAGTCTCCCTGCAAGTGAAGTAGCTAAAGCTATCAAACGAGGCCTTCAAAAGGATCTACCTGAATCGGAATGTTTGCTCTTACCTGTTGGAGATGGAGGAGAAGGAACAGTAGACGCTATAAAAAGTGCTTTAGGTCTTGAAGAACATACAACTCAGGTAACAGGTCCCTTTGGTGATGAGGTACAAATGCCTTATGTTTATAAAGAAACTCTCGCTTTATTTGAAGTTGCGGATTTGATAGGTCTTGCTAAAATTCCCATTGAAAAACGAAATCCCCTGAAGATTCAAACAAAGGGGATTGGCCAACTAATCCTGCATTTAATAGAGCAAGGAATGAAAGAAATCTATATCGGAGTTGGTGGGACATCCAGTAACGATGGTGGGATTGGTATTTCTTCAGGAATTGGTTACCAGTTCTATGACAAAAATGGAGATGAACTTCTAGCTACGGGTCAATACTTGTTTGAAATTACTGATATCTCAAAGGAGAAAGTTATATCTATTCCTTCTGATGTGCGAATTAAAATCTTAGCAGATGTGACCAATCCTCTCTGTGGCCTACAAGGAGCTACATATACATTTGGCAAGCAAAAAGGCTTAAATCCAGCTCAATTTCATGAAGTTGATTCTGCTATTGAAAACTTCTATCGAAAAGTTGCCCCTGAAATCTTAAAACTGGAAGGAGCTGGAGCAGGTGGTGGTATTGCAGCGGGCTTATGTTCTTTTGCTGGAGCAACAATTGTTTCTGGTATTCACACTTGTTTAGATTTAATCGGTTTTGATCAGAAAGTTGCGGATGCAGATCTTGTCATCGTTGGTGAAGGAAGATTAGACACTCAAAGCTTAGCTGGCAAGGCTCCAATCGGTGTAGCAAAAAGAACACCAAATGGTGTTCCAGTTATTGCTATTTGTGGGAGTCTGTCAGAGGATTTACCACCCTTACCATTTGAAAATATCGTTGCAGCCTTTTCTATCTTAGAAAAAAGTGAACCACTGGAAGACAGTCTAAAAAATGCCGCTATCTATTTAGAATATACAGCTACAAACATTGGTCAAATCTTAGCTTTGAAGAAGAATTAA